The nucleotide sequence ACCACGCAGACACTTCATTGAAGAGAATGCACTTAAAGTTGCTAACTTAGATGTCTAGCCTTTAAATTGTAAAATTAAAAATGCCCGATCATCAGATCGGGCATTTTTTGTTTCTAACCTTGTATTTTTGAGTGATAAACTCTAAACATCTAAGCAAGGGCACTAGGCTAATAAAGCGACAAACGGTATAATTAGCCTTATTTATCACACTATAACCATAGATTCGGATTGTTATGAGTACTTTTAATGTAAAGACCTTTCAAGGACTAATATTGCAGCTGCAAGATTATTGGTCACGCCAGGGCTGTGTCATAGTTCAGCCATTAGATTTAGAAGTAGGGGCAGGTACATTTCACCCTATGACATTTTTACGCTCTATTGGTCCAGAGCCAATGAGTAGTGCTTATGTTCAACCATGTCGTCGTCCAACAGATGGTCGTTATGGCGAAAATCCTAACCGCTTACAACACTACTATCAGTTTCAAGTCATGCTAAAACCATCACCTGATAATATACAAGAGCTCTACCTTAATTCATTAAAAGAAATGGGCATTGATACGCTTGTACATGATATCCGTTTTGTTGAAGATAACTGGGAATCACCAACGCTAGGTGCGTGGGGTTTAGGCTGGGAAATCTGGTTAAATGGTATGGAAGTATCACAGTTCACTTATTTTCAGCAAGTTGGTGGATTAGAGTGTGCACCTGTTACCGGTGAAATTACTTATGGCTTGGAGCGTTTAGCCATGTATATCCAAAATGTTGATAGTATTTATGACCTAGTGTGGACCGATGGTCCAATGGGTAAAGTATTGTATGGCGATGTTTTTCATCAAAATGAAGTTGAACAATCAACTTATAATTTTGAA is from Colwellia sp. Arc7-635 and encodes:
- the glyQ gene encoding glycine--tRNA ligase subunit alpha, which produces MSTFNVKTFQGLILQLQDYWSRQGCVIVQPLDLEVGAGTFHPMTFLRSIGPEPMSSAYVQPCRRPTDGRYGENPNRLQHYYQFQVMLKPSPDNIQELYLNSLKEMGIDTLVHDIRFVEDNWESPTLGAWGLGWEIWLNGMEVSQFTYFQQVGGLECAPVTGEITYGLERLAMYIQNVDSIYDLVWTDGPMGKVLYGDVFHQNEVEQSTYNFEYADVDALFKSFDQCEKDSEKLIEAGLALPAYEQVMKASHAFNLLDARHAISVTERQRYILRVRTLSKACAEAYYAKREELGFPLCKNNLANDTSAEGQS